Sequence from the Camelus dromedarius isolate mCamDro1 chromosome 12, mCamDro1.pat, whole genome shotgun sequence genome:
CACGAGAAATCGTGatcaaaagaaacaataaaacaacGTTCAATTTCTGGGgaatggggatggggtggggttcAGATGTGACTCTCTCTGAGTACTCTTACCAAGCGTCTTACACATCTGATCTGCGGGTGAATAGATCCTGTGGGTGCCGGTCCACCGTGGCAGAAGGACTCAAGCACAAACCACACTGCCTTTCCTGCCTCTGCGTCACTTGTGCATCCAGTAACCCTTACATTAGGTCCCGTTCATTCTTCAGAAATTCTCCTGAGTGACAGCCAGTGTCAGGGGGAACGTGGTCAGCCCTGGCGTATTTCTGCCCGTGCTCTCCAGAATATTGCTCATGCTTCCACCTTCTTTagctctctccctgccccagtgGGCCCTGAATCACAGAATATCTCTATCCTTTGTTGACTGATACTGGACCTGAGGGGGTTAATGGGGAAGTGGGGGCGTGTTATATCCAGGAAATTGGCAAAGCAAAAGTCTTGTCAGAAGACATGGGTTATCTGGACCAATTAATTTAAGAACTGTTGTCTCAATGCTGAGGACATTAATTTATTGATATGAGATAGAAGTAGCAAAAATTATCATAAATGCAATGAGGTTGGTGTGTAAATAGCATGACTTAATTTAGATAGAAGTATGCCACAGATGGTACAGTGCTAGACAAATGTAAGTGACATTATTATCATTACCATTGATTGTTTTACACTAAACTGGATATAGTTTCAGGGAGCCAGTGTACCTCATGCAGCCCTAGCATTCTCTCTTTTCCTAGTTATTGAGATAGAGAAAGAACCAGCAGTTTAGCTGTGAAGATAGTAAGATGATGTTAACCCTCCACTCCCACCACCTCCGTTTCCTCTACCCCAACCAGGGGTTCCCAGATCTGAGTCATGGCTGCGGAGAACTGCTCTGTGTCTGCTGACTTCACGTTCCTGGGACTTTCTGGCAGGAGAGATGTGCAGCTGGGGCTCTTCGTGCTCTTCCTGCTGGTTTACGGCATCACTGTGATGGCCAACCTAGGGATGATCCTGCTGATCAAGGTGGACCCCAGACTCCACACGCCCATGTATTATTTCCTGAGCAACCTGTCCTTCTGTGACATCTGCTACTCCTCCACTGTCTCTCCCAGGATGCTGACTGATTTCCTATCGGAGCAAAAGAGGATTCCATACAATTTGTGTGCCATCCAGATGTTTTTCTTTGGAACCCTTGCAGATGTGGAATGTCTCATGTTGGCTGTCATGGCTTATGACCGCTATGTAGCCATTTGCAACCCACTACTGTACACAGTCACCATGTCCAGGAGAATCTGTACCCAACTTGTGGCTGTCGCCTACATTGTAGGCTTGGTGGATTCGGCAATCCACACCTGTTTCACATTTCAATTGTCTTTCTGCCAGTCTAATATCATCAATCACTTTTTCTGTGATATCCCGCCCTTGCTAGCCCTCTCCTCCTCAGACACATCCACAAATGAGATCGTGATGTTCACTTTTATTGGCTGTGTTGTGGGCTGCAGCA
This genomic interval carries:
- the LOC105094799 gene encoding olfactory receptor-like protein OLF2, encoding MAAENCSVSADFTFLGLSGRRDVQLGLFVLFLLVYGITVMANLGMILLIKVDPRLHTPMYYFLSNLSFCDICYSSTVSPRMLTDFLSEQKRIPYNLCAIQMFFFGTLADVECLMLAVMAYDRYVAICNPLLYTVTMSRRICTQLVAVAYIVGLVDSAIHTCFTFQLSFCQSNIINHFFCDIPPLLALSSSDTSTNEIVMFTFIGCVVGCSIITVLLSYGYIITTILRMSSAQGRRKAFSTCASHLTAVAVFHGTLLFMYFRPSSSYSMDTDKAASVFYTVVIPMLNPLIYSLRNKDVKGALKKAISSELCSG